Proteins from a single region of Gemmatimonadota bacterium:
- a CDS encoding outer membrane beta-barrel protein, with product MTRTLTSFLASVLLVLASGDLFAQQNGWGLGGFANYHVPLSNLRDRYDQAGKYGINVNYVASDLVTVEVEYHYSKFDNGKLASKPFIYPIDGREYTSPNASSTMTFNSVAVNALVFVGEENRQHGFRAKDYRHYIALGGGFFRYNAENSNLVWPAQTSDPIDLNTVMDPQIDKRTTIALTTGAGMEAFVTDNISLDVRGRLNFVVGELRPMLFYELERARPLMFFDIGAGVKFYFWR from the coding sequence ATGACACGCACGTTGACTTCTTTTCTCGCAAGCGTATTACTGGTACTTGCATCGGGTGATTTATTTGCCCAGCAGAACGGATGGGGTCTCGGTGGATTTGCCAATTACCACGTACCCCTGTCCAACTTGCGGGACCGCTACGACCAGGCGGGGAAATACGGCATAAACGTGAACTATGTGGCCAGCGACCTCGTAACCGTTGAAGTGGAATACCACTATTCCAAATTCGACAACGGGAAACTCGCGTCCAAACCGTTTATATACCCGATTGACGGTCGGGAATACACCAGCCCTAACGCTTCATCGACAATGACGTTTAACAGCGTAGCCGTAAACGCGCTCGTCTTTGTGGGCGAAGAGAATCGGCAACACGGATTTCGGGCAAAAGACTATCGCCATTACATAGCCCTCGGCGGTGGTTTTTTCCGTTATAACGCCGAAAACAGCAACCTGGTGTGGCCGGCTCAAACCAGCGATCCAATCGACTTAAACACCGTAATGGATCCGCAAATCGACAAACGCACCACCATAGCACTCACCACGGGTGCGGGTATGGAAGCATTTGTCACCGATAATATCAGTCTGGATGTACGCGGGCGCTTAAACTTCGTCGTGGGCGAATTGAGACCCATGCTCTTTTACGAACTGGAACGCGCTCGCCCGTTAATGTTCTTCGATATAGGAGCCGGAGTTAAGTTTTATTTCTGGCGTTAA